One window from the genome of Salvelinus fontinalis isolate EN_2023a chromosome 3, ASM2944872v1, whole genome shotgun sequence encodes:
- the LOC129851069 gene encoding transcription initiation factor TFIID subunit 4-like isoform X3 codes for MAAGSDLLDEVFFNAEVDEKVVCDLVGSLESELSGHESPEASSQTVAKHMASSGTGFNANVQQNKRGLAQEVAKAGAGVQGGVIISNTRSQGSAMDASSSESDSSAGHRQGKTVAVSASIITPLPNHGGKVASSATQTLNGGSLMNCHNSGSAVSLTGTPLSNSCTSSGNASVAVTVVNNGPGLSKGHASAVMPPSLNTTIFQTSFVNSQNVVTSSHAASLGTGPAISHIVRPSMQTAGSGTAMNGPNAGLPFDCLNNGQSPTSVAASAGSHIIMAEAPKTIIQNAPCAVTNPSFQSVPRASTPVTVAASPGGSRSIAQQVLAPRHPQTSPNQPNVQNIQLPPGMVLVRSESGQLLMIHQQTLAQMQSQSQSQGVMAPRPATPTSTPPFQITSVQAPGTPILTRQVTPTTIIKQGSPVPTSAPVTTTLQKPPVTTTLQRPPVLQETMENVKKCKNFLSTLIKLASSGKQSSETAANVKDLVKDLLEGKIEVEDFTNRLYRELNSSPQPYLVPFLKRSLPALRQLTPDSAAFIQHSGLQQQASATTPTMVVLDSPALRPVAPTIRPHLISKQGLTTPMVLQSQQQGAMVRPLQVTPMVTLRGPPPHSHIMMGQPQVQLKQLQTVPVVKPGVLTGSKLSPGAPSLATVVQKNKLKEAGGTFRSAMDDDDINDVASMAGVNLSEESARILATNSELVGAVTRSCKDEAFLHTSTLTRRILEIGKKFGVSDLGPEVVNYVSHASQTRLQNLLEKVSEVAQQRNINFKEDSRYEQTSDMRAQIKFFEQLDQMEKQRKEEQEREILMKAAKSRSRQEDPEQLRLKQKAKEMQQQELFQLRQKEANLTALAAIGPRKKRKMEAAAAAAGAEGSGSSPSASGSGSSGASRQFIRQRITRVNLRDLLFCLENERDTSHSHLLYKGFLK; via the exons ATGGCGGCAGGCTCCGATTTGCTAGATGAGGTTTTCTTTAACGCTGAGGTGGACGAGAAAGTAGTTTGTGATCTTGTGGGGTCTCTTGAGTCCGAGCTTTCGGGTCACGAGAGCCCTGAGGCAAGTAGCCAGACAGTCGCTAAACACATGGCCAGTTCCGGGACAGGGTTTAATGCTAATGTCCAGCAGAACAAACGGGGACTTGCTCAAGAGGTTGCAAAAGCAG GGGCTGGAGTGCAAGGGGGTGTCATTATTAGTAATACGAGGTCCCAGGGTTCAGCTATGGATGCCTCATCGAGTGAGTCGGACTCATCGGCAGGACACCGCCAAGGAAAGACTGTTGCTGTCAGTGCCAGTATAATAACTCCTCTCCCAAACCACGGAGGGAAAGTAGCCTCTTCCGCAACTCAAACTTTGAATGGAGGCAGTTTAATGAACTGTCACAATTCAGGAAGCGCTGTCTCTCTCACTGGGACACCGCTGTCAAATAGTTGCACGAGTAGCGGCAATGCCTCGGTAGCTGTCACAGTTGTCAACAACGGGCCGGGGTTGTCAAAAGGACATGCGAGCGCAGTAATGCCACCTTCATTGAACACCACTATCTTCCAGACATCATTCGTGAACTCTCAGAATGTTGTCACCTCGTCTCACGCTGCGAGTCTGGGCACTGGACCTGCCATATCACATATTGTGAGGCCATCTATGCAAACTGCGGGATCGGGTACAGCGATGAATGGTCCTAATGCGGGATTGCCTTTCGATTGCCTGAACAATGGTCAGTCGCCCACCTCTGTGGCTGCCAGTGCGGGGTCGCACATCATCATGGCAGAGGCGCCCAAAACAATCATACAGAATGCTCCTTGTGCTGTAACGAACCCGTCGTTCCAGAGCGTACCAAGGGCTTCCACTCCGGTGACAGTGGCTGCGAGCCCGGGAGGGAGCCGTTCTATCGCGCAACAGGTGTTGGCGCCTCGTCACCCCCAGACATCCCCGAACCAGCCCAACGTTCAGAACATCCAGCTTCCCCCAG gtATGGTCCTGGTGCGTAGTGAGAGTGGGCAGCTGTTGATGATCCACCAGCAGACCCTGGCTCAGATGCAGTCCCAGTCCCAATCCCAGGGAGTCATGGCCCCCCGCCCAGCCACCCCCACCAGCACTCCTCCTTTCCAGATCACCTCAGTCCAG GCTCCTGGAACGCCCATCCTCACTAGGCAGGTGACTCCCACCACTATCATCAAGCAGGGCTCGCCTGTGCCAACCTCTGCTCCTGTCACCACCACACTCCAGAAGCCTCCTGTCACCACCACACTCCAGAGGCCTCCTGTCCTACAG GAGACGATGGAGAATGTGAAGAAATGCAAGAACTTCCTGTCTACATTAATCAAGCTGGCGTCCAGCGGGAAGCAATCCTCAGAGACTGCCGCCAACGTTAAAGACCTGGTCAAAGATCTCCTG GAAGGGAAGATTGAAGTGGAGGACTTCACCAACAGGTTATACAGAGAGCTCAACTCCTCACCTCAGCCTTACCTCGTGCCTTTCCTCAAG aggAGCCTTCCTGCCCTGCGGCAGCTCACCCCAGACTCAGCAGCCTTCATCCAGCACAGTGGACTCCAGCAGCAGGCCTCTGCCACCACCCCCACCATGGTGGTACTGGACAGCCCAGCCCTGCGCCCTGTAGCCCCAACCATCAGACCACACCTCATCAGCAAACAGGGGCTGACTACCCCAATG GTGCTCCAGTCTCAGCAGCAGGGGGCAATGGTAAGGCCTCTTCAGGTGACCCCCATGGTGACCCTCAGAGGTCCGCCCCCCCACAGTCACATCATGATGGGACAGCCACAGGTGCAGCTCAAACAGCTACAGACAG TCCCTGTGGTGAAGCCTGGAGTGTTGACTGGATCTAAGTTGTCTCCTGGTGCTCCCTCTCTGGCCACTGTAGTTCAGAAGAACAAGCTGAAGGAAGCTGGGGGCACGTTCAGGTCAGCTAT GGATGACGATGACATCAATGATGTGGCATCTATGGCTGGGGTTAACCTGTCTGAGGAGAGTGCCCGTATCCTGGCAACCAACTCCGAGCTGGTGGGAGCGGTGACACGGTCCTGTAAGGACGAGGCCTTCCTCCATACCTCCACACTGACCAGAAGAATACTGGAAATAG GTAAGAAGTTTGGTGTGAGTGATCTGGGGCCGGAGGTAGTAAACTACGTGTCCCACGCCTCCCAGACCAGGCTGCAGAACCTGTTGGAGAAAGTCTCTGAGGTGGCCCAGCAGAGGAACATCAACTTCAAG GAGGACAGTCGGTACGAGCAGACGAGCGACATGCGTGCCCAGATCAAGTTCTTTGAGCAGCTGGATCAGATGGagaaacagaggaaagaggagcaggagagagagattcTGATGAAGGCAGCAAAG TCTCGTTCTCGTCAAGAAGACCCTGAGCAGCTGCGGTTGAAACAGAAGGCCAAAGAG ATGCAGCAGCAGGAGCTGTTTCAGTTGAGACAGAAGGAAGCTAACCTGACGGCGCTGGCAGCCATCGGCCCCAGGAAGAAGAGGAAAATGGAGGCTGCAGCCGCTGCAGCTGGAGCTGAG ggctcagGGTCCAGTCCCTCTgcgtctggtagtggtagttcaGGAGCATCCAGACAGTTTATCCGCCAGCGCATCACGCGTGTCAACCTCAGGGACCTGCTCTTCTGtttggagaatgagagagacaccaGTCACTCCCATCTCCTCTACAAAGGCTTCCTCAAATAG
- the LOC129851069 gene encoding transcription initiation factor TFIID subunit 4-like isoform X1 produces MAAGSDLLDEVFFNAEVDEKVVCDLVGSLESELSGHESPEASSQTVAKHMASSGTGFNANVQQNKRGLAQEVAKAGAGVQGGVIISNTRSQGSAMDASSSESDSSAGHRQGKTVAVSASIITPLPNHGGKVASSATQTLNGGSLMNCHNSGSAVSLTGTPLSNSCTSSGNASVAVTVVNNGPGLSKGHASAVMPPSLNTTIFQTSFVNSQNVVTSSHAASLGTGPAISHIVRPSMQTAGSGTAMNGPNAGLPFDCLNNGQSPTSVAASAGSHIIMAEAPKTIIQNAPCAVTNPSFQSVPRASTPVTVAASPGGSRSIAQQVLAPRHPQTSPNQPNVQNIQLPPGMVLVRSESGQLLMIHQQTLAQMQSQSQSQGVMAPRPATPTSTPPFQITSVQAPGTPILTRQVTPTTIIKQGSPVPTSAPVTTTLQKPPVTTTLQRPPVLQSPMIVVGAAAGTSMGTALPGATQRTVTASPGTTVTLATETMENVKKCKNFLSTLIKLASSGKQSSETAANVKDLVKDLLEGKIEVEDFTNRLYRELNSSPQPYLVPFLKRSLPALRQLTPDSAAFIQHSGLQQQASATTPTMVVLDSPALRPVAPTIRPHLISKQGLTTPMVLQSQQQGAMVRPLQVTPMVTLRGPPPHSHIMMGQPQVQLKQLQTVPVVKPGVLTGSKLSPGAPSLATVVQKNKLKEAGGTFRSAMDDDDINDVASMAGVNLSEESARILATNSELVGAVTRSCKDEAFLHTSTLTRRILEIGKKFGVSDLGPEVVNYVSHASQTRLQNLLEKVSEVAQQRNINFKEDSRYEQTSDMRAQIKFFEQLDQMEKQRKEEQEREILMKAAKSRSRQEDPEQLRLKQKAKEMQQQELFQLRQKEANLTALAAIGPRKKRKMEAAAAAAGAEGSGSSPSASGSGSSGASRQFIRQRITRVNLRDLLFCLENERDTSHSHLLYKGFLK; encoded by the exons ATGGCGGCAGGCTCCGATTTGCTAGATGAGGTTTTCTTTAACGCTGAGGTGGACGAGAAAGTAGTTTGTGATCTTGTGGGGTCTCTTGAGTCCGAGCTTTCGGGTCACGAGAGCCCTGAGGCAAGTAGCCAGACAGTCGCTAAACACATGGCCAGTTCCGGGACAGGGTTTAATGCTAATGTCCAGCAGAACAAACGGGGACTTGCTCAAGAGGTTGCAAAAGCAG GGGCTGGAGTGCAAGGGGGTGTCATTATTAGTAATACGAGGTCCCAGGGTTCAGCTATGGATGCCTCATCGAGTGAGTCGGACTCATCGGCAGGACACCGCCAAGGAAAGACTGTTGCTGTCAGTGCCAGTATAATAACTCCTCTCCCAAACCACGGAGGGAAAGTAGCCTCTTCCGCAACTCAAACTTTGAATGGAGGCAGTTTAATGAACTGTCACAATTCAGGAAGCGCTGTCTCTCTCACTGGGACACCGCTGTCAAATAGTTGCACGAGTAGCGGCAATGCCTCGGTAGCTGTCACAGTTGTCAACAACGGGCCGGGGTTGTCAAAAGGACATGCGAGCGCAGTAATGCCACCTTCATTGAACACCACTATCTTCCAGACATCATTCGTGAACTCTCAGAATGTTGTCACCTCGTCTCACGCTGCGAGTCTGGGCACTGGACCTGCCATATCACATATTGTGAGGCCATCTATGCAAACTGCGGGATCGGGTACAGCGATGAATGGTCCTAATGCGGGATTGCCTTTCGATTGCCTGAACAATGGTCAGTCGCCCACCTCTGTGGCTGCCAGTGCGGGGTCGCACATCATCATGGCAGAGGCGCCCAAAACAATCATACAGAATGCTCCTTGTGCTGTAACGAACCCGTCGTTCCAGAGCGTACCAAGGGCTTCCACTCCGGTGACAGTGGCTGCGAGCCCGGGAGGGAGCCGTTCTATCGCGCAACAGGTGTTGGCGCCTCGTCACCCCCAGACATCCCCGAACCAGCCCAACGTTCAGAACATCCAGCTTCCCCCAG gtATGGTCCTGGTGCGTAGTGAGAGTGGGCAGCTGTTGATGATCCACCAGCAGACCCTGGCTCAGATGCAGTCCCAGTCCCAATCCCAGGGAGTCATGGCCCCCCGCCCAGCCACCCCCACCAGCACTCCTCCTTTCCAGATCACCTCAGTCCAG GCTCCTGGAACGCCCATCCTCACTAGGCAGGTGACTCCCACCACTATCATCAAGCAGGGCTCGCCTGTGCCAACCTCTGCTCCTGTCACCACCACACTCCAGAAGCCTCCTGTCACCACCACACTCCAGAGGCCTCCTGTCCTACAG AGTCCCATGATTGTGGTAGGGGCTGCTGCAGGCACCTCTATGGGGACAGCGCTACCAGGGGCCACCCAGAGGACCGTCACCGCATCACCCGGGACCACTGTCACCTTGGCAACG GAGACGATGGAGAATGTGAAGAAATGCAAGAACTTCCTGTCTACATTAATCAAGCTGGCGTCCAGCGGGAAGCAATCCTCAGAGACTGCCGCCAACGTTAAAGACCTGGTCAAAGATCTCCTG GAAGGGAAGATTGAAGTGGAGGACTTCACCAACAGGTTATACAGAGAGCTCAACTCCTCACCTCAGCCTTACCTCGTGCCTTTCCTCAAG aggAGCCTTCCTGCCCTGCGGCAGCTCACCCCAGACTCAGCAGCCTTCATCCAGCACAGTGGACTCCAGCAGCAGGCCTCTGCCACCACCCCCACCATGGTGGTACTGGACAGCCCAGCCCTGCGCCCTGTAGCCCCAACCATCAGACCACACCTCATCAGCAAACAGGGGCTGACTACCCCAATG GTGCTCCAGTCTCAGCAGCAGGGGGCAATGGTAAGGCCTCTTCAGGTGACCCCCATGGTGACCCTCAGAGGTCCGCCCCCCCACAGTCACATCATGATGGGACAGCCACAGGTGCAGCTCAAACAGCTACAGACAG TCCCTGTGGTGAAGCCTGGAGTGTTGACTGGATCTAAGTTGTCTCCTGGTGCTCCCTCTCTGGCCACTGTAGTTCAGAAGAACAAGCTGAAGGAAGCTGGGGGCACGTTCAGGTCAGCTAT GGATGACGATGACATCAATGATGTGGCATCTATGGCTGGGGTTAACCTGTCTGAGGAGAGTGCCCGTATCCTGGCAACCAACTCCGAGCTGGTGGGAGCGGTGACACGGTCCTGTAAGGACGAGGCCTTCCTCCATACCTCCACACTGACCAGAAGAATACTGGAAATAG GTAAGAAGTTTGGTGTGAGTGATCTGGGGCCGGAGGTAGTAAACTACGTGTCCCACGCCTCCCAGACCAGGCTGCAGAACCTGTTGGAGAAAGTCTCTGAGGTGGCCCAGCAGAGGAACATCAACTTCAAG GAGGACAGTCGGTACGAGCAGACGAGCGACATGCGTGCCCAGATCAAGTTCTTTGAGCAGCTGGATCAGATGGagaaacagaggaaagaggagcaggagagagagattcTGATGAAGGCAGCAAAG TCTCGTTCTCGTCAAGAAGACCCTGAGCAGCTGCGGTTGAAACAGAAGGCCAAAGAG ATGCAGCAGCAGGAGCTGTTTCAGTTGAGACAGAAGGAAGCTAACCTGACGGCGCTGGCAGCCATCGGCCCCAGGAAGAAGAGGAAAATGGAGGCTGCAGCCGCTGCAGCTGGAGCTGAG ggctcagGGTCCAGTCCCTCTgcgtctggtagtggtagttcaGGAGCATCCAGACAGTTTATCCGCCAGCGCATCACGCGTGTCAACCTCAGGGACCTGCTCTTCTGtttggagaatgagagagacaccaGTCACTCCCATCTCCTCTACAAAGGCTTCCTCAAATAG
- the LOC129851069 gene encoding transcription initiation factor TFIID subunit 4-like isoform X2 — MAAGSDLLDEVFFNAEVDEKVVCDLVGSLESELSGHESPEASSQTVAKHMASSGTGFNANVQQNKRGLAQEVAKAGAGVQGGVIISNTRSQGSAMDASSSESDSSAGHRQGKTVAVSASIITPLPNHGGKVASSATQTLNGGSLMNCHNSGSAVSLTGTPLSNSCTSSGNASVAVTVVNNGPGLSKGHASAVMPPSLNTTIFQTSFVNSQNVVTSSHAASLGTGPAISHIVRPSMQTAGSGTAMNGPNAGLPFDCLNNGQSPTSVAASAGSHIIMAEAPKTIIQNAPCAVTNPSFQSVPRASTPVTVAASPGGSRSIAQQVLAPRHPQTSPNQPNVQNIQLPPGMVLVRSESGQLLMIHQQTLAQMQSQSQSQGVMAPRPATPTSTPPFQITSVQAPGTPILTRQVTPTTIIKQGSPVPTSAPVTTTLQKPPVTTTLQRPPVLQSPMIVVGAAAGTSMGTALPGATQRTVTASPGTTVTLATETMENVKKCKNFLSTLIKLASSGKQSSETAANVKDLVKDLLEGKIEVEDFTNRLYRELNSSPQPYLVPFLKRSLPALRQLTPDSAAFIQHSGLQQQASATTPTMVVLDSPALRPVAPTIRPHLISKQGLTTPMVLQSQQQGAMVRPLQVTPMVTLRGPPPHSHIMMGQPQVQLKQLQTVPVVKPGVLTGSKLSPGAPSLATVVQKNKLKEAGGTFRDDDDINDVASMAGVNLSEESARILATNSELVGAVTRSCKDEAFLHTSTLTRRILEIGKKFGVSDLGPEVVNYVSHASQTRLQNLLEKVSEVAQQRNINFKEDSRYEQTSDMRAQIKFFEQLDQMEKQRKEEQEREILMKAAKSRSRQEDPEQLRLKQKAKEMQQQELFQLRQKEANLTALAAIGPRKKRKMEAAAAAAGAEGSGSSPSASGSGSSGASRQFIRQRITRVNLRDLLFCLENERDTSHSHLLYKGFLK, encoded by the exons ATGGCGGCAGGCTCCGATTTGCTAGATGAGGTTTTCTTTAACGCTGAGGTGGACGAGAAAGTAGTTTGTGATCTTGTGGGGTCTCTTGAGTCCGAGCTTTCGGGTCACGAGAGCCCTGAGGCAAGTAGCCAGACAGTCGCTAAACACATGGCCAGTTCCGGGACAGGGTTTAATGCTAATGTCCAGCAGAACAAACGGGGACTTGCTCAAGAGGTTGCAAAAGCAG GGGCTGGAGTGCAAGGGGGTGTCATTATTAGTAATACGAGGTCCCAGGGTTCAGCTATGGATGCCTCATCGAGTGAGTCGGACTCATCGGCAGGACACCGCCAAGGAAAGACTGTTGCTGTCAGTGCCAGTATAATAACTCCTCTCCCAAACCACGGAGGGAAAGTAGCCTCTTCCGCAACTCAAACTTTGAATGGAGGCAGTTTAATGAACTGTCACAATTCAGGAAGCGCTGTCTCTCTCACTGGGACACCGCTGTCAAATAGTTGCACGAGTAGCGGCAATGCCTCGGTAGCTGTCACAGTTGTCAACAACGGGCCGGGGTTGTCAAAAGGACATGCGAGCGCAGTAATGCCACCTTCATTGAACACCACTATCTTCCAGACATCATTCGTGAACTCTCAGAATGTTGTCACCTCGTCTCACGCTGCGAGTCTGGGCACTGGACCTGCCATATCACATATTGTGAGGCCATCTATGCAAACTGCGGGATCGGGTACAGCGATGAATGGTCCTAATGCGGGATTGCCTTTCGATTGCCTGAACAATGGTCAGTCGCCCACCTCTGTGGCTGCCAGTGCGGGGTCGCACATCATCATGGCAGAGGCGCCCAAAACAATCATACAGAATGCTCCTTGTGCTGTAACGAACCCGTCGTTCCAGAGCGTACCAAGGGCTTCCACTCCGGTGACAGTGGCTGCGAGCCCGGGAGGGAGCCGTTCTATCGCGCAACAGGTGTTGGCGCCTCGTCACCCCCAGACATCCCCGAACCAGCCCAACGTTCAGAACATCCAGCTTCCCCCAG gtATGGTCCTGGTGCGTAGTGAGAGTGGGCAGCTGTTGATGATCCACCAGCAGACCCTGGCTCAGATGCAGTCCCAGTCCCAATCCCAGGGAGTCATGGCCCCCCGCCCAGCCACCCCCACCAGCACTCCTCCTTTCCAGATCACCTCAGTCCAG GCTCCTGGAACGCCCATCCTCACTAGGCAGGTGACTCCCACCACTATCATCAAGCAGGGCTCGCCTGTGCCAACCTCTGCTCCTGTCACCACCACACTCCAGAAGCCTCCTGTCACCACCACACTCCAGAGGCCTCCTGTCCTACAG AGTCCCATGATTGTGGTAGGGGCTGCTGCAGGCACCTCTATGGGGACAGCGCTACCAGGGGCCACCCAGAGGACCGTCACCGCATCACCCGGGACCACTGTCACCTTGGCAACG GAGACGATGGAGAATGTGAAGAAATGCAAGAACTTCCTGTCTACATTAATCAAGCTGGCGTCCAGCGGGAAGCAATCCTCAGAGACTGCCGCCAACGTTAAAGACCTGGTCAAAGATCTCCTG GAAGGGAAGATTGAAGTGGAGGACTTCACCAACAGGTTATACAGAGAGCTCAACTCCTCACCTCAGCCTTACCTCGTGCCTTTCCTCAAG aggAGCCTTCCTGCCCTGCGGCAGCTCACCCCAGACTCAGCAGCCTTCATCCAGCACAGTGGACTCCAGCAGCAGGCCTCTGCCACCACCCCCACCATGGTGGTACTGGACAGCCCAGCCCTGCGCCCTGTAGCCCCAACCATCAGACCACACCTCATCAGCAAACAGGGGCTGACTACCCCAATG GTGCTCCAGTCTCAGCAGCAGGGGGCAATGGTAAGGCCTCTTCAGGTGACCCCCATGGTGACCCTCAGAGGTCCGCCCCCCCACAGTCACATCATGATGGGACAGCCACAGGTGCAGCTCAAACAGCTACAGACAG TCCCTGTGGTGAAGCCTGGAGTGTTGACTGGATCTAAGTTGTCTCCTGGTGCTCCCTCTCTGGCCACTGTAGTTCAGAAGAACAAGCTGAAGGAAGCTGGGGGCACGTTCAG GGATGACGATGACATCAATGATGTGGCATCTATGGCTGGGGTTAACCTGTCTGAGGAGAGTGCCCGTATCCTGGCAACCAACTCCGAGCTGGTGGGAGCGGTGACACGGTCCTGTAAGGACGAGGCCTTCCTCCATACCTCCACACTGACCAGAAGAATACTGGAAATAG GTAAGAAGTTTGGTGTGAGTGATCTGGGGCCGGAGGTAGTAAACTACGTGTCCCACGCCTCCCAGACCAGGCTGCAGAACCTGTTGGAGAAAGTCTCTGAGGTGGCCCAGCAGAGGAACATCAACTTCAAG GAGGACAGTCGGTACGAGCAGACGAGCGACATGCGTGCCCAGATCAAGTTCTTTGAGCAGCTGGATCAGATGGagaaacagaggaaagaggagcaggagagagagattcTGATGAAGGCAGCAAAG TCTCGTTCTCGTCAAGAAGACCCTGAGCAGCTGCGGTTGAAACAGAAGGCCAAAGAG ATGCAGCAGCAGGAGCTGTTTCAGTTGAGACAGAAGGAAGCTAACCTGACGGCGCTGGCAGCCATCGGCCCCAGGAAGAAGAGGAAAATGGAGGCTGCAGCCGCTGCAGCTGGAGCTGAG ggctcagGGTCCAGTCCCTCTgcgtctggtagtggtagttcaGGAGCATCCAGACAGTTTATCCGCCAGCGCATCACGCGTGTCAACCTCAGGGACCTGCTCTTCTGtttggagaatgagagagacaccaGTCACTCCCATCTCCTCTACAAAGGCTTCCTCAAATAG